From one Cyprinus carpio isolate SPL01 chromosome B3, ASM1834038v1, whole genome shotgun sequence genomic stretch:
- the LOC109087387 gene encoding septin-9-like isoform X5, translated as MAESVIPEMPPAMCLEKPSVDFSYVGIDAILEQMRRKAMKQGFELNIMVVGQSGLGKSTLMNTLFKSKVSRKSFLGTAEEKIPKTIEIKSISHDIEEKGVRMKLTVIDTPGFGDQINNENCWQPIMKFINDQYEQYLQEEINIDRKKRIPDSRVHCCIYFIPPTGHCLRPLDVEFMRRLSKVVNIVPVIAKADTLTLEERDFFKKKIREELRANGIDVYPQKEFDEDAEDRTINEKIREMIPFAVVGSDQEYQVNGRRLLGRKTKWGTIEVENIAHCEFAYLRDLLIRTHMQNIKDITSSIHYEMYRVRRLNENNTQANGLGEHHPACHEI; from the exons ATGGCAGAGTCGGTTATACCAGAGATGCCCCCAGCCATGTGCCTGGAGAAGCCCAGCGTTGACTTCAGCTATGTGGGCATTGATGCCATCCTTGAGCAGATGAGGAGGAAGGCCATGAAACAGGGCTTTGAGCTCAACATCATGGTAGTGG GTCAGAGTGGTTTGGGGAAGTCCACACTGATGAACACGCTCTTCAAGTCTAAGGTGAGCCGTAAGTCTTTCCTGGGCACGGCTGAGGAAAAGATTCCCAAAACCATCGAGATCAAGTCCATCAGTCATG ATATCGAGGAGAAAGGAGTTCGAATGAAGCTGACGGTCATAGACACACCAGGGTTTGGTGACCAGATCAACAACGAGAATTG TTGGCAGCCCATAATGAAATTCATCAATGACCAGTATGAGCAGTACTTGCAGGAAGAGATCAATATTGACAGGAAGAAGAGGATCCCAGACTCACGAGTGCACTGCTGCATATACTTCATACCACCCACAGGACACTG TCTTAGGCCTTTGGATGTGGAGTTCATGAGACGACTTAGTAAGGTGGTGAACATCGTTCCTGTTATCGCTAAGGCTGACACTCTGACTCTGGAGGAGAGGGACTTCTTCAAAAAGAAG ATCAGGGAAGAGCTTCGAGCCAATGGGATTGACGTCTACCCACAGAAAGAGTTCGATGAGGATGCAGAGGATAGAACAATCAATGAGAAAATAAGA GAGATGATTCCTTTCGCAGTAGTAGGAAGTGACCAGGAGTACCAGGTCAATGGGAGAAGACTATTGGGAAGGAAAACAAAATGGGGAACCATTGAAG TTGAGAATATTGCCCACTGTGAGTTTGCCTACCTGCGGGACCTCCTCATAAG AACCCACATGCAGAACATTAAAGACATCACCAGCAGCATCCACTACGAGATGTACCGTGTCCGCCGGCTCAACGAGAACAACACCCAGGCCAATGGCCTCGGCGAGCACCATCCGGCCTGCCACGAAATCTAG